A segment of the Streptomyces sp. XD-27 genome:
CTACCGCGCCTGACGCCGCCCCCGCCTCCGCCCCGGCCTGCGACCTCGACCCGGCCGACGCGCTCGGGCTCACGCCGCGCGAACGCGACGTCCTGGCGCTGGTCGCCGCGGGCCGCACCAACCGGCAGATCGCCGAGGCACTGTTCATCTCCCCGAAGACGGCCAGCGTGCACGTGTCGAACATCCTGGCCAAGCTGGAGGTGTCCAGCCGGGGCGAGGCGGGCGCGGTGGCGCACCGCCTGCGGCTGGTCAGCCTGCCCGGCGCGGTCTGATCACCACGTGGCCGGAGTCCAGGTCCACCGGGCCCCGGCCCGGATCCCCGTCGCCCTGGTCCTCGCGGGTGAGTTCCAGGCGGTTGCGCTCGTCCTCGGTGTGCTTGCGACCGGGTGCGAACAGTTCCTCGATGGGGTTGAACATCAGGCCCCCGTCCCTGTATGCGGATACCGGCCAGTGTAGGCACGGGGGTTCGAAAAGGACCGGGGGAGAGAAGTCAGGAGATCTCGACCCGCAGGATCCGGTCGTCCTGCTTGTCCGGGTCGCCGCGCCCGTCGGTGTTGCTCGTGGTCAGCCACAGCCCGCCGTCATCGGTGGCCACCACGGTGCGCAGCCGGCCGTACTTCCCCTCCAGGAAGGACTGCGGCTCGGCCACCGGCTCCTTCCCGCGCAGCGGGACGCGCCACAGCCGCTCCCCGCGCAGCCCGGCCATCCAGATCGAGCCCTTGGCGTACGCGATGCCGCTGGGCGAGGCCTCGGCGGGCTTCCACTGCTCGACCGGGTCGACCAGGCCGTCCTCGCCCGCCTTGCCCTCGGCCTCGGGCCAGCCGTAGTTGCCGTTCGGCTCGATCACGTTCAGCTCGTCCCAGGTGTCCTGGCCGAACTCGCTCGCCCACAGCCGCTTGTCGCGGTCCCAGGCCAGGCCCTGGACGTTGCGGTGGCCGTACGAGTAGACGACCGAGTCGGCGTCCGGATTGCCGTGCACCGGTTCGCCGTCCGGCGTCATCCGCAGGATCTTGCCGCCGAAGGACTTCTTGTCCTGGGCCAGTCCCCGGTCGCCGCCCTCGCCGGTGCCCACGTACAGCATCTTGTCCGGGCCGAAGGCGATCCGCCCGCCGTTGTGGACGGTGCCCTTGGGGATGCCCCGGAAGATCGTGTCGGGGGCGCCCAGCTGGTCGCCCGCGGGGCGCTCCGGGTCGTACAGCATCCGCGCGACGCGGTTGTCGGACGCGGTGGTGAAGTAGGCGTAGACCATGCGGCTGGTGGCGAAGTCCGGCGGGACCGCGAGGCCCAGCAGCCCGCCCTCGCCGCCGGGGGAGACCCCCGGCACCGAGCCCACCTCGGTCGTCTTGCCGCTGTCGGCCGCGACCCGGAAGATCTTCCCGGAGTCCCGCGAGGACACCAGCAGATCGCCCTCGGGCAGCGGCGCGAGCCCCCACGGCGACTCGATGCCGGTGGCGACCGTGCGGACCACCTTCGCCGACCCGCGCTCGGGTGCCGCGGGCCGGGTGGGGGACGGGCTGCCGGAGTGCGGGGAACTGGCGCGGGGGGAGCCGCTGGTGCGCCGCTCGAAGGGCCTGCCGTCGCTGTCGGACGAACACCCCGCCGCGAACAGCGCGGCAGCGGCGAGCACAGCGGTCACACCAGGGCGTC
Coding sequences within it:
- a CDS encoding DUF6191 domain-containing protein, with protein sequence MFNPIEELFAPGRKHTEDERNRLELTREDQGDGDPGRGPVDLDSGHVVIRPRRAG
- a CDS encoding sorbosone dehydrogenase family protein is translated as MRRPGVTAVLAAAALFAAGCSSDSDGRPFERRTSGSPRASSPHSGSPSPTRPAAPERGSAKVVRTVATGIESPWGLAPLPEGDLLVSSRDSGKIFRVAADSGKTTEVGSVPGVSPGGEGGLLGLAVPPDFATSRMVYAYFTTASDNRVARMLYDPERPAGDQLGAPDTIFRGIPKGTVHNGGRIAFGPDKMLYVGTGEGGDRGLAQDKKSFGGKILRMTPDGEPVHGNPDADSVVYSYGHRNVQGLAWDRDKRLWASEFGQDTWDELNVIEPNGNYGWPEAEGKAGEDGLVDPVEQWKPAEASPSGIAYAKGSIWMAGLRGERLWRVPLRGKEPVAEPQSFLEGKYGRLRTVVATDDGGLWLTTSNTDGRGDPDKQDDRILRVEIS